The DNA region GGCATCCCCGCCGCGGAACGGACCACCTCGTCCAGACCGTCGGCATCGCGGTCGACGCCGACGACGGCAGCTCCCTCACCGGCCAGTCGCAGCGCGGTGGCGCGGCCGATACCGGACGCGGCACCGGTGAGCAGGACGTTGGTGCCGCTGAACCTGAGCATGGGGCCGAACGTAGGCAGTCGCCGCAGAGCCGGCCCGGAGCGGTCCCGATCACCGGGAGCCGGGCGTCAGCGCCGGCTCAGCGCCCGCTCAGCTCCGGCCCAGGTCCGTGAGCAGCAGGCGGCAGGCGAGGCGGGTGTCCGCGTCGGCCTCGACGGCGCTGATGTGGCCGTTGAGCTCGGAGATGAGCACGCCGTACCAGGTCTGCTCGATCAGTCGCACCAGACGCATGTCGTGGGGGCTGGGCCGCTCGATGTGCCCCACCTTGAGGATCAGGTCGGCGAAGACCCCGGTGACGGCCATCGACGGGACGTCCCCGGCGACCGCGGCGTTGTTGGAGGTCAGCATGGCGTGGGCCAGCAGCGGCCGGGACAGCAGCCGGCGCCCGGCCTGGACCAGAACGTCGGCGATCGCCTCCTGGGGCTCGCGGCCGTTGGTCCGCATCGAGACCATCTGGTCCAACCGGTCGACCTGGCTGTGCAGCAGCGCGGTGAAGAGCACCGTCTTCGACGGGAAGTAGCGGTAGAGCGTGGCGATCGCGACCCCGGCGTCCTTGGCGATGTCGAGCATCTGGATCCGCTCCAGGCCGTTGGCGGCCCCGTGCTCGGCGGCGGCCCGCAGGATGCGCTGGTAGCGCTCCTTCTGGCCCGCGGTGGAGGGGATCGCCGGCAACCGGGTCTCGGCGACTCGCGGCACGTGCACTCCTCGATGGTTCCTCGGTCCGGCCGGCGGGTGCGCGGCCGGTCGCCATTCTCTCCCCGTTGTGCCGCCGGCGATCCCGACGAGGACCGGTGAGTGGGACGTGGGTCACACCCGACCGAGCGTCGGACCCGGCCCCTACGGTGGTCCGCATGTACCTGGAGAACGTCGTCGTCGACGCCGTGGACCCCTGGCGGTTGGGCCGGTTCTGGGAGGCGGCCCTGGGGTGCGAGCAGCTGACCGACTCACCGGGCGGCTACGAGACGCGCCTGGCCGTCGAGGGCGGTCCGGAGCTCGACCTGTGCTTCCAGCCGGTCGCGGCGCCCTCCACCGAGCAGCCCCGCCTGCACCTGGACGTGCAGGGCGGCGAGCGGCAGGCCGAGGTCGTCGAGCGGCTGCTCGGTCTCGGCGCACGCCACCTCGACATCGGGCAGCGCGGCGTGCCCTGGGTGGTGCTCGCCGACCCGGAGGGCAACCCGTTGTGCGTGATGGAGGAGCGCACGTCCTACGCCGCCACCGGTCCGCTCGCGGCCCTCCCGCTCGACTCGGCCGCCCCGGCCCGGGACGCGGAGTTCTGGGCATGGCTCACCGGCTGGCACGACGTCACCGACGGCGGTCTGCGCTCGCTGCGCCACCCGTCCGGCCGCGGCCCGCTGCTGGAGCTGTGTCCGGAGCGCGCACCGAAGCCGGCCGCGAAGAACCGCCTGCACCTCGACATCCGGCTCGAGAGCGGGGACCGGGCCGAGGAGGTCGCCGCCGGCATCGCGGCCCGCGGTGGACGCGAGCTCCACCTGGGCTTCGGCGACCTGCCGTGGCGCCACTACGCCGACCCGTCGGGCAACGAGTTCTGCGTGCTGCCCGGGCGGTGACGGATCAGACCAGGTTGTCCTCGACCGGCAGTCCGAACGCCGAGCGGCCGTAGAGCGCCAGCGCCCGCTCCACGTCGTTGGCGACATGCACGCTCCCGGCGTGCGCATCGCGCCAGGCGCGCTCGATCGGGTTGCCGCGCTTGAGTGAGTTGCCGCCGGCGGTCTTGAACAGCGTGTCGATCGCGTCGATGGAGCGCTCGGTGGCGCGGACCTGGTCACGACGGGCACGCACCCGGTACTCCCACGGGATCTCCGCCCGGCCACCGCGCAGTCGTACAGCGCGGTGATGTT from Nocardioides sambongensis includes:
- a CDS encoding TetR family transcriptional regulator, producing the protein MPRVAETRLPAIPSTAGQKERYQRILRAAAEHGAANGLERIQMLDIAKDAGVAIATLYRYFPSKTVLFTALLHSQVDRLDQMVSMRTNGREPQEAIADVLVQAGRRLLSRPLLAHAMLTSNNAAVAGDVPSMAVTGVFADLILKVGHIERPSPHDMRLVRLIEQTWYGVLISELNGHISAVEADADTRLACRLLLTDLGRS
- a CDS encoding VOC family protein, translating into MYLENVVVDAVDPWRLGRFWEAALGCEQLTDSPGGYETRLAVEGGPELDLCFQPVAAPSTEQPRLHLDVQGGERQAEVVERLLGLGARHLDIGQRGVPWVVLADPEGNPLCVMEERTSYAATGPLAALPLDSAAPARDAEFWAWLTGWHDVTDGGLRSLRHPSGRGPLLELCPERAPKPAAKNRLHLDIRLESGDRAEEVAAGIAARGGRELHLGFGDLPWRHYADPSGNEFCVLPGR